The following proteins come from a genomic window of Dreissena polymorpha isolate Duluth1 chromosome 1, UMN_Dpol_1.0, whole genome shotgun sequence:
- the LOC127835421 gene encoding uncharacterized protein LOC127835421, with product MCPGISDDLLTIDDSRKTAIIDRELTRMDICIAALQETRLSASGSLREENYTFFWKGMEPEQPRQHGVGFAVKNTLLASIKPPTGGTERILTLHLNSAAGLITIFSFYAPTLSASDEDKDTFYDQLDSLFGGIPKIEPILLLGDFNARVGTDHQSWSSCIGHYGTGKMNDNEQRLLELCSYHNLCITNTFFQSKPQHRVSWMHPRSRRWHQLDLVITRRSLLSSVLGTRSYHSADCDSDHALVCSRMRFLPRKLHRSKPPGRPRINIARIGDCQRREEFVNSLENALKDLPEQDAMGRWKSIRDTIYDAAIAAFGKKEGKNPDWFNANLQELEPVLATKRSALLAYRKSPCEKTLSALRTARSNAHRIARRCANDYWLQLCESIQRSADCGNVRGMYDGIKKAVGPTVKKTAPLKSSTGETITDRNHQMRRWVEHYSELYSSATVVTESAIHLHISLLTWMLLSFLLKKAKAIGSPSPRSLTSCLKPYSLCFQT from the coding sequence ATGTGCCCTGGGATCTCTGATGACTTGCTCACCATTGATGACTCTAGGAAGACCGCCATCATCGACAGAGAACTCACCAGAATGGACATTTGTATCGCCGCCCTCCAAGAAACTAGATTATCAGCTAGCGGTTCCCTCAGGGAAGAAAACTACACTTTCTTCTGGAAAGGGATGGAGCCAGAACAGCCACGGCAACATGGAGTGGGTTTTGCTGTTAAGAACACCTTGCTCGCCTCCATCAAACCTCCCACAGGTGGCACGGAGCGCATCCTTACACTTCATCTTAACTCAGCTGCAGGTCTCATTACCATCTTCAGCTTCTATGCACCGACTCTGAGCGCTTCCGATGAAGACAAAGACACCTTCTACGATCAGTTGGACAGTCTGTTTGGCGGGATCCCCAAGATTGAGCCTATCCTGCTCCTCGGTGACTTCAATGCCAGAGTTGGGACAGACCATCAGTCATGGTCGTCTTGCATTGGACACTATGGCACTGGGAAGATGAACGACAATGAACAGAGATTGCTAGAGCTCTGCTCCTATCATAACTTGTGCATCACGAACACCTTCTTCCAGTCTAAACCTCAGCACAGGGTGTCATGGATGCACCCCAGGTCCCGTAGGTGGCACCAACTCGACCTTGTGATCACTAGACGCTCCCTGCTGAGCAGCGTACTAGGAACACGCAGCTACCACAGTGCAGACTGCGACTCAGATCACGCCCTAGTATGCAGCAGAATGAGATTCCTCCCCCGCAAGCTACATCGCTCCAAACCCCCAGGTCGGCCTCGTATCAACATAGCCAGGATTGGTGATTGCCAGCGCAGGGAAGAATTTGTTAACAGCCTAGAGAATGCCCTTAAAGATCTTCCGGAGCAGGATGCCATGGGACGATGGAAGTCCATCAGGGATACCATTTACGATGCCGCCATTGCCGCCTTTGGAAAGAAGGAGGGAAAGAATCCTGACTGGTTTAACGCCAACCTCCAAGAACTTGAACCTGTCCTTGCTACCAAGCGCTCAGCTCTTCTCGCCTACAGAAAGTCACCATGCGAGAAGACGCTCTCAGCTTTGAGGACGGCACGAAGCAATGCCCACCGCATAGCCCGACGCTGCGCCAACGACTACTGGCTGCAGCTGTGCGAGAGCATCCAGCGCTCAGCCGACTGTGGAAATGTGCGTGGCATGTACGATGGCATCAAAAAGGCAGTTGGCCCCACGGTCAAGAAGACCGCCCCACTCAAGTCCTCAACTGGGGAGACAATCACTGACCGCAACCATCAGATGAGGAGATGGGTGGAGCACTACTCAGAGCTTTACTCTAGTGCAACTGTTGTCACCGAATCCGCCATCCATCTCCATATCTCATTACTGACCTGGATGTTGCTGTCCTTTCTGCTGAAGAAAGCAAAAGCCATTGGCTCTCCATCTCCAAGAAGCCTGACATCCTGTCTCAAGCCATACAGTCTGTGCTTCCAGACCTGA